Below is a genomic region from Vairimorpha necatrix chromosome 1, complete sequence.
TTGGTGTTCTAAAATTGGTTTGTTAATAAAAGGCACTAAGGGTTTAGGTAGTGTGTAGGTCAAGGGTCTAAGTCTTGTCCCATAACCTCCTACAAGAATTAAAGCTCTAggttgattttttaaatgtaccattttgtaaataaaggttaaaaatttattgttttgcGTGTCAACAAATAAACTcgtttacaaaaaaattaacatcaaaaacaaaaagaatcTTTtgtttactaaaaaaaatttataaaaatgacaattttttatttattaaaatttagatattcttcaattttctgttttacattttcattttttatcttttctaaacatttttttatattgtcaatttttatatttttattttctaatcCAGTCAAAATTCTCAAAATGTTTAATGTTTCTGAGGTATCAGGAATTTCATTCCagttaattttaaaattattttttttggcGTTTTCAATCCACTTGTATTGATTGTCTCCCAATTTATTACTAAAATTTGACAAATAATGTAGACCATTTTCAATTGTATCAGATTTCTTAGaattgaaattataaacttGTCTTTGTGTTTTAGACAAATCTTCAGGATTTATTTCATCAAAATATCCTTCAATATTTGCCATTTGCATTTTGAAAATGTTGGCTTTAGGAAATTGGTCTGACAATTTTTTCAGATTTCCTAAATATTcagttttattttctgcACATTCAAAAGTCttgttaaataaaaattcataataaatttcttcatctttaaatttataatcttcaagattttcttttatagaatcttcttctttctttttaatgtataaaTTATGGAAATGATGTTTATTGACTTTATTGGTAAGTTCTCCTAAACTTTGCATTGCTTGTAAATTTACAACTATTTCATCGTCTTTTTTGAgtttatttagaaatttaaaagctTCATTGAAATATCCCATACAATACAGAATTTGGGATTTTAAGACATCCCATTTTTCCCCTGAATGTTTATTGGCAATTTTCAgtgcttttttatattttctcaaTTTGTAAAGAGCATAGGCTGATTCGTAGGAATCTTTTTGACTAAATTTTAATGCTTCTTCGAATTTTCCTATGTGTAAAAATGCGACTGCTTtgaagttttttatgtCTGGTATGTCTAAATTTGCTAATTTTTCGTGTTCTTCTAAAgtttgaaaattatttggaTCGATCATCTGGGGCaaaaagttataaaaatttatataaaaataaagacattttaaatttattggaatttaaaatattaatttatggTTCATTGAGAGCATGcctataaattaaatcaaaacAGCACTCTTTTAAAGACAAGAATGGCTTTGGTGATGGAGTCAAAAATTATGTGTCAACTATAAATAAGACATAACTACTTTCttaaaaactaaattatttatttgatgAATTATTTCCAATGTTTACATACAtttgttaatattttcttttttatttgacattttttagaatttactataaatttgtgcttttttttacccccaTGAATTTTATGCACGAACTTTTGACTTTTACGAAAGAATCCCATAATTcatcttaaaatttaaaaatccgAAATTAATCGGTGTTttcttctaattttttatacccCGTAAATCAATGGACGAAAAAGAAgccattttaaatattcttaaaaGTAAAGAAATCGACTTGTccaatgatttttttaataaaatttataaatttgtacaAGATCGAGACAtgttaaatttacaaaaacatGTATCAGAAGAAGTTTACAATGAAATTTTGGCTTTAGTAGAAAATAACAGGCATTTTAGTCCTGAGCAAGTTTTTCAAATTGACGATGACATTGAAATGCGCTATAAAATtcctaaaaatttgtatattgACACTTTTGTAGAGTACAAACCAGAAAAAGACGCGGACTTGGATATTCTGAACTTTCTTAATAATGAAGCCGACATTGAAGATCGTGCTCAATATGATTCTGTAGAATCAAAAATGGatttgataataaaattattagaagAAAATCGAATAGTTTTGGTACAAGGAGACACGGGGTGCGGAAAGACTACTAAGATaccaaaatatttattaaagaaatattctAATATTGTCTGCACTCAACCAAGAAGAATAGCGGCCATTAGTATTGCCAAAAAAGTAGCCAAAGATATGAACACGAAAATCGGCAAACTCGTTGGATACGCAGTGCGATTTGACGACTGCACttcgaaaaaaacaaaattaaaatatgtcaCGGATGGTATTTTACTAAAAGAAATTGTCCGTAAAGAAACTTTAAACAAATACGATTGTTTGATCATCGACGAAGCTCATGAGCGAACTATCAATATTGACATTTTACTGggatattgtaaaaaaattttgaacaGTAATTCAAAAACCAAAATTGTACTAATGAGTGCTACCTTGGCTactcaaaaatttatagaattttttaattgtccATTTGTGGACATTagacataaaatttttccattacaaaattattttataaaacaatatgaAAATGAAAACTGGTTCGAGGAAACAATCAAAACTGTGATACAAATTCATAATTTTGAGCCTCCTGGTGATATTTTGGTTTTTCTAACTGGTCAAGAAGATATCAAAGAAGCTTTTGGTATTCTAAATTCAGAATTGGGTAGAGAATCCTGTGAGATTTTGACTATTTATAGCGCCATGTCTGCACACGACCAGGAACGtgtgtttttaaaaaccgATAAacgaaaaattattttgtctACAAACATTTGCGAAACTTCTATAactatagaaaatattgtatatGTTGTAGACTCAGGCAGAGTAAAACATATGAGACATTCTAATAATCTTGGTATGGACATATTAGAGACAGTTATGATAAGTAAAGCTCAAGCCAAGCAAAGAAGCGGCAGAGCTGGCCGGACTAAACCGGGCAAAACATTCCgaatttatacaaaacaagattttaataaaatggCCGATTTTACGCCTCCCGAAATTTTGACTACTAATGTTTGTAGTGGAATTTTAactataaaatctttagGTATTGATGATCTATCGACTTTTGACATGATAGACAAACCTAAAGTTGATTCTATAAACGACGCTctagaatatttatttctaaccAGAGCTGTAGATAAAAATGGTAAAATTACTAAATTAGGATTGAAGATGTCTTCTTTGCCTTTAGATCCCAATTTAGCACTTACTCTTATAAGATCAGTAGAGCTTAAATGTTTTCAAGACACTGCTATAATTTCAGCAATGTTGACTAttgatcaaatttttattgatgttagtaaagaaaacaaaaatttatataaaaaatttttagattcaaaaaaaatctggTATGACGAAAGAGGTGATTTTTTCGTCttacttaaaatttttaaagaatggcaaaaaaataattttagtgaaaatttttcaaaaaagttttttttatcttttagaaatttgtgtcaagcaaaaaaaattgtagaGCAATTGTCTAAAATATTCTGTACAGATAAATCTTCTGATATAAGCAAAGTCATGGAAGCTTTTTCTTATGGatattttatgaatattgctaaaattaaagaagaagGGTATTTTACAGTTTTTAAAGAGACAGAATGTTTTATTCACAGTAGTAgttgtttatataaaaaaagagaaaatttaattttatatttttctattgtGAGAACAAAGAaagagtttttaaaatattgtaatgTGGTTAGTAGTGAAATTTTGTGCAAAAGTGTGAACCatttatttcataaaaaaaaataaactatttgtttttttaaagcttACAGCTTTACATATTAAATGTTAATCGTTctataaagattttttttataagcattaaatattatatcttttttattaattttaaagctttatcattttgaattttagattaaattagcaaatttttaattacaaaaaaaaattgtaaaaatttttttttacaaataaatttataaaaatcattatttaagctttatttcttatttttgatagtatttttaattttactccacattaatttatatttctcatcatctaatttattatctACCACATTCCATTTTATAACATTATACCCAGACAgatcatttttattcataCTACGAgtatttacaatataaaaagtagGCACAGTATTAAATAAACTCGCTACATCTCCTATTCCCCACTCATTAATTTGCCACTCACTTCCATCACAGAATATTGCCACTAGCATGTTCCAGTCGTCACTTGTCCAATCTTTTATGTCTTCTTCTGCTACAAAAACATgacttttaattttaaattccgttttatcaaaaattaaatcttGAGATTTTTCTAAAGATCCCGaagttaataaaatttcaatattcGACAAATTTACAGTGGCTGTCAGTGAAGAAGACACgataattttgtatttttctgttatttttgattttagaATTTCGTCTGTTTTTTCTGCTATTAGATCTTTGACCCAGTGGTAGTCGTGTTTACTGTAGTATTTTGACTCTGGTAGATCGTATCTTCCTTGTGACTCgacttcattttctttctCAACTTCTTCTAGAATGATTTTTTGAtcagaataaaaaatcgaGAGAATGCCTTTTGTTTTACATTCTCGTAGATATTTTGTGTATTGGAGATGTTtgttacataaaaaatatgctAATTGTTCAagtgtatattttttcttagttGTTTCTTTGATTTCTATTTCCATGTTCTTGTCGTATTCTAAGCCggagatttttattttattttcagaGAAAGAGACGCTTTTTGGATTTTTAAGGATATCGCTCAATATTTCCATATGGgacgaaaataaaaaatatttataaaataaatttattcaagGAGCTACTTTCCTATATCTCATTTTACTCCAGTTTTTTCTTCTGTTTATTCGACTTTTATTTCATCTAAGTTTGTTTATTGTCAAGCACAAATCCAAAAAGATTAGTGAATAATTCGCTAATCTATAGCTGCtagaaaaagaattttacagtataaaaagattttctttatttatgcgcataaataaagaaaattattacaCCAATATTGTTCtctaaataattaatattaccATAAAGATCTATCATCTTAATATAATGAAATCTATTCAAACATAATCTTtacattctttttttacattcttttttacattcttttttttacattcttttttacattCTTTTTTGACTCCTTAATGGAAATTGTCAAAAATGTCTCTGACTCTAAAAATACAGTAGAAATCCAAGGAAGAAGTATAGACGTACCAAATTACAGAATGATGTTCTACAAAACAGAATGGCTAAAAATCTACACACCAATAGTCGAACTTGCGAAAATCCAAATCAGaatgaattttataaaaaaacaaattgaCATTAGAACTTGCGACTTGACAGAAGACACTTCTTTTCTAAACAGGACTGAGCAATTTCTTAAAGCCATAAATCTTGGCTTTAGCATTGAAGACTCGCtttctattttaaaattcgcTGATGTTTTTcttgataattttaatattcaCGAAGTTAAAATACTGAAAAATCTGCACATAGAAAGAGCAATAGGCCGAATGATAGGGAGAGATGGGAAGACTAAGACTACGATTGAGTCACTTTCCAGGTGTAAGTCACTTATTAAAGATgccaatatttttttacttggGCCTATTGAAAATACAAGAATAGCTAAAGATTCTTACTGTAGATTAATCATGGGATCTCAGCCGGGGACGATTTACAATAGACTGAGAAATATAAGGACGAAAATTAAAGACACTTGTGGATCAATTCAGACAATTTACAATGAACTAGAAAAAaagcaataaaaaaatattaataattttaacacattataaataagtttttttgaatataattattatgataaatacatcttatattctttacaattttaaagGTGTTTTAGTTTTGACAGTCTAAATATTTCCCTATTTTTTGCCCCCTATGTTTACAGATTTTTTAGGACAACAATCTAATGAACCAACTCCTGACACTTCAGAGACTATTCAGATTTCTTCTTTAGcactaataaaaatgctCAAACATGGCAGATCTGGTGTTCCTATGGAAGTCATGGGTCTAATGCTTGGGGAATTTGTGGACGAATACACCGTCAAAGTCGTCGATGTCTTCGCCATGCCTCAAAGCGGCACTGGCGTCACTGTAGAAGCAGTCGACCCGGTCTTTCAAATGAAAATGATGGACATTCTAAAAGCCACAGGGCGAAATGAGACAGTGGTGGGTTGGTACCACAGTCACCCTGGATTCGGCTGCTGGCTAAGTAGCGTAGACATCAGCACGCAGCAAAGCTTCGAAAAACTTTGTAAAAGAGCTGTGGCTGTCGTCATTGACCCAATTCAAAGTGTCAAGGGCAAAGTCGTCATAGACGCATTTAGGTCAATAGGAAATTCCTTAGGAATTATAGGACAAGAACCAAGACAAGTCACTAGTAACATAGGATATCTTAAAACTCCTACACTTATTTCTATAATACATGGTCTTAATAAACATTACTActcttttaatataacatataaaaaatttgatattgaACAAAGAATGCTACTAAATTTACACAAGAAAACATGGGGCGACAACTTGAAGATGCAAGAAATTAAGCTTGACAGAAAAAACTTATCAGTTTTACTGAataattacaataaaacagtagaagaagaaaaaaatttaacggGGAAAGATTTAGTAATGTCAAGAGTGGGGAAATTAGATAGTAAAAAACACTTAGCAGAATTGTGTGATAGAAATATTCACAAGATTACtgtttataatttgttGTATTCTCTTCAttctttcatttttaataaaactgattaaaaaatctctaaattaatttttaacgaatttttgttaaattttatagtaaatacaaaaagaaacttttttattttttatataaatagctttaaaattttttgaaacaCACGCTAAAATTTCCATACCCCAAAACGgatttgattttttcaataaaaacattatgaaattttttgaaacaCACGCTAAAATTTCCATACCTTAAAATCagtttaatattaaaccTAAAAAACGcgtataattttaaattttaccCTATAGACAcatattagaaattttttaaataaaaaaaacatttaatcttaacattttaaataaacttCATTGAAAgttttgtataaataaaaatatctcaggctttttaatatttgttaaatTTGGTtcatattgaaaaaattttatttttttttaattataaattttgatgcAATAAATACATGATCTGATGGGAAATGAATATTAGGCAATCCAACCACTCTATCACAATACTCACTTTCAATATTACTGAGTATACTTTTAAGTTCCAATTtatcattataaaaaatataatctaTCACTCCTTTAAAAGTAGGTGTAAAATTCGTAAAATTAGTTTCCTCGTTACAATACGcgtcaaataaatttagagaATTTTTCACCGGAAATCCAAAGGCATTCGTttcaaaatctttattCGTAATAAACGAGTAAACATTTGAATCGtataaagaattaaaatctCCTAATAAAAGAATGCCTGcgtctttaaattttttactaattttttctaattcgtcaattaataaaagagtttgtacaaattttatatcttcatATTCTGGGTCCCAATACAAATGTACATTGACAACTATGaggatttttttagtttcaAGACATTCTAATAAGGTGACTGTGGCTATATTGTCTTTTTTACCGTATCTAGTCATTAAATTgacattttttacaaatttattgtcatgtaataatttactataaaaatctattaCAAGACTTTCTATATGCCG
It encodes:
- a CDS encoding putative signal recognition particle subunit SRP72, with product MIDPNNFQTLEEHEKLANLDIPDIKNFKAVAFLHIGKFEEALKFSQKDSYESAYALYKLRKYKKALKIANKHSGEKWDVLKSQILYCMGYFNEAFKFLNKLKKDDEIVVNLQAMQSLGELTNKVNKHHFHNLYIKKKEEDSIKENLEDYKFKDEEIYYEFLFNKTFECAENKTEYLGNLKKLSDQFPKANIFKMQMANIEGYFDEINPEDLSKTQRQVYNFNSKKSDTIENGLHYLSNFSNKLGDNQYKWIENAKKNNFKINWNEIPDTSETLNILRILTGLENKNIKIDNIKKCLEKIKNENVKQKIEEYLNFNK
- a CDS encoding ATP-dependent RNA helicase → MDEKEAILNILKSKEIDLSNDFFNKIYKFVQDRDMLNLQKHVSEEVYNEILALVENNRHFSPEQVFQIDDDIEMRYKIPKNLYIDTFVEYKPEKDADLDILNFLNNEADIEDRAQYDSVESKMDLIIKLLEENRIVLVQGDTGCGKTTKIPKYLLKKYSNIVCTQPRRIAAISIAKKVAKDMNTKIGKLVGYAVRFDDCTSKKTKLKYVTDGILLKEIVRKETLNKYDCLIIDEAHERTINIDILLGYCKKILNSNSKTKIVLMSATLATQKFIEFFNCPFVDIRHKIFPLQNYFIKQYENENWFEETIKTVIQIHNFEPPGDILVFLTGQEDIKEAFGILNSELGRESCEILTIYSAMSAHDQERVFLKTDKRKIILSTNICETSITIENIVYVVDSGRVKHMRHSNNLGMDILETVMISKAQAKQRSGRAGRTKPGKTFRIYTKQDFNKMADFTPPEILTTNVCSGILTIKSLGIDDLSTFDMIDKPKVDSINDALEYLFLTRAVDKNGKITKLGLKMSSLPLDPNLALTLIRSVELKCFQDTAIISAMLTIDQIFIDVSKENKNLYKKFLDSKKIWYDERGDFFVLLKIFKEWQKNNFSENFSKKFFLSFRNLCQAKKIVEQLSKIFCTDKSSDISKVMEAFSYGYFMNIAKIKEEGYFTVFKETECFIHSSSCLYKKRENLILYFSIVRTKKEFLKYCNVVSSEILCKSVNHLFHKKK
- a CDS encoding cell division control protein 73 (CDC83), producing the protein MEILSDILKNPKSVSFSENKIKISGLEYDKNMEIEIKETTKKKYTLEQLAYFLCNKHLQYTKYLRECKTKGILSIFYSDQKIILEEVEKENEVESQGRYDLPESKYYSKHDYHWVKDLIAEKTDEILKSKITEKYKIIVSSSLTATVNLSNIEILLTSGSLEKSQDLIFDKTEFKIKSHVFVAEEDIKDWTSDDWNMLVAIFCDGSEWQINEWGIGDVASLFNTVPTFYIVNTRSMNKNDLSGYNVIKWNVVDNKLDDEKYKLMWSKIKNTIKNKK
- a CDS encoding RNA-binding protein PNO1 (PNO1) is translated as MEIVKNVSDSKNTVEIQGRSIDVPNYRMMFYKTEWLKIYTPIVELAKIQIRMNFIKKQIDIRTCDLTEDTSFLNRTEQFLKAINLGFSIEDSLSILKFADVFLDNFNIHEVKILKNLHIERAIGRMIGRDGKTKTTIESLSRCKSLIKDANIFLLGPIENTRIAKDSYCRLIMGSQPGTIYNRLRNIRTKIKDTCGSIQTIYNELEKKQ
- a CDS encoding proteasome subunit RPN11 (RPN11), encoding MFTDFLGQQSNEPTPDTSETIQISSLALIKMLKHGRSGVPMEVMGLMLGEFVDEYTVKVVDVFAMPQSGTGVTVEAVDPVFQMKMMDILKATGRNETVVGWYHSHPGFGCWLSSVDISTQQSFEKLCKRAVAVVIDPIQSVKGKVVIDAFRSIGNSLGIIGQEPRQVTSNIGYLKTPTLISIIHGLNKHYYSFNITYKKFDIEQRMLLNLHKKTWGDNLKMQEIKLDRKNLSVLLNNYNKTVEEEKNLTGKDLVMSRVGKLDSKKHLAELCDRNIHKITVYNLLYSLHSFIFNKTD